A section of the Stenotrophomonas acidaminiphila genome encodes:
- a CDS encoding pilus assembly protein PilZ: MSEREPTESAPSSFDGSLYADEKYMVRNPRQIRLLLQAMIDQRATVAVHPDGREQSYPSAVLDVDEDTLLLDGSPLPAVNRSVGEASHLLCFAQVDRVMVRFRLEHPEVLVEDGRTAFRLAFPEEAYHLQRRELYRLETPVGDSPWCVFPDPQGAEPLRWRVVDISAGGIAVLLPPDLNLLRLQQRLAGCELQLPDSAPIAVTLVVCSQLVRKQANGMEQQRVGLRFEDLPRGADAAIQRYIFRVDRERKARKNGGA; this comes from the coding sequence ATGTCAGAGCGCGAACCGACGGAATCCGCCCCTTCCTCCTTCGACGGCAGCCTGTATGCCGACGAGAAGTACATGGTTCGCAATCCGCGCCAGATCCGCCTGCTGCTGCAGGCGATGATCGACCAGCGTGCCACGGTCGCGGTCCACCCCGATGGCCGCGAACAGTCCTATCCCAGCGCGGTGCTGGACGTGGACGAGGACACCCTGCTGCTGGACGGCAGCCCGCTGCCCGCGGTCAACCGCAGCGTCGGCGAAGCCTCGCATTTGCTGTGCTTCGCGCAGGTGGACCGGGTGATGGTGCGCTTCCGCCTGGAACACCCGGAAGTGCTGGTGGAGGACGGGCGCACGGCGTTCCGCCTCGCCTTCCCGGAAGAGGCCTATCACCTGCAGCGCCGCGAGCTGTACCGGCTGGAAACCCCGGTCGGCGATTCGCCCTGGTGCGTGTTCCCCGATCCGCAGGGCGCCGAGCCGCTGCGCTGGCGCGTGGTCGACATCAGCGCCGGCGGCATCGCCGTGCTGCTGCCGCCGGACCTGAACCTGCTGCGGCTGCAGCAGCGGCTGGCCGGCTGCGAACTGCAACTGCCCGACTCGGCGCCGATCGCGGTCACCCTGGTGGTCTGCAGCCAGCTGGTGCGCAAGCAGGCCAACGGCATGGAGCAGCAGCGCGTGGGCCTGCGCTTCGAGGACCTGCCGCGCGGCGCCGACGCCGCCATCCAGCGCTACATCTTCCGGGTCGACCGCGAGCGCAAGGCGCGCAAGAACGGCGGCGCATAG
- a CDS encoding chemotaxis protein CheW, with product MNDTSAHAATSGGEYLSFTLGNEHYGVDILKVQEIRGYDAVTRVPDAPDYIKGVINLRGTIVPVIDLRLKLRLDEARYDAFTVMIVLNVEDRVVGIVVDSVSDVIPLSAEQIRPKPEFGAAVDTRFISGIGTQDERMLILLDIETLLDTADLGQAATTEEAAA from the coding sequence ATGAACGACACCAGCGCCCACGCCGCCACCTCCGGCGGCGAGTACCTCAGCTTCACGCTTGGCAACGAGCACTATGGGGTGGACATCCTCAAAGTGCAGGAAATCCGCGGCTACGACGCGGTCACCCGGGTGCCGGATGCACCGGACTACATCAAGGGCGTGATCAACCTGCGCGGCACCATCGTGCCGGTGATCGACCTGCGCCTGAAGCTGCGCCTGGACGAGGCCCGCTACGACGCCTTCACCGTGATGATCGTGCTCAACGTCGAGGACCGCGTGGTCGGCATCGTCGTGGACAGCGTCTCCGACGTGATCCCGCTGAGCGCCGAGCAGATCCGCCCGAAGCCCGAATTCGGCGCCGCGGTGGACACCCGCTTCATCTCCGGCATCGGCACCCAGGACGAGCGCATGCTGATCCTGCTGGACATCGAGACCCTGCTCGATACCGCCGACCTGGGGCAGGCCGCCACCACCGAAGAAGCCGCCGCCTGA
- a CDS encoding chemotaxis protein, with amino-acid sequence MNILRIWSSFISNITVRAKLNLLTAIIAVGVITLAVVAARMQYVDLYETRKVSLQSDVELAYGVLDHYAARAKDGTLPLERAQAEAMAALEAMRAKGDSSYFNIYSADYVVLMHPFRKDLVGKDMGDFRSEDGVRMYHDQVEVAKSGGGYVGYAWPKPGQTKPIPKLAYAGMYKPWNWVVSTGVYMDDVQSQALRFTGIMTVAGGALVLLVFALSWVIGSRIVLPLRKATAVADAIAGGRLDNAIAQTSRDEPGQLLGSMQRMQAQLQAVIAAQREMERQHDAGIISYRMDQAAFPGDYGVMVAGTNQLVGNHIGVKMQVIELAQRYAVGDLTRDMPALPGEKAEITETMATIKRNLTAISSEIRRLSGAAAAGDFSQRGDEQRFEHDFRQMVHNLNAMMEATDHSLAQTSSLLQAIARGDLTARMHGEFQGVFARMRDDANATVAQLTSIVGRIQQAAASINLAASEIATGNNDLSRRTEQQAANLEETAASMEELTSTVRQNAEHARQANQLAQGAAGVASQGGQVVGQVVTTMADIEASSKKIADIISVIDGIAFQTNILALNAAVEAARAGEQGRGFAVVASEVRTLAQRSAGAAKEIKELIENSVDKVSEGSALVHQAGSTMGEIVTSVQRVTDIMAEISAASQEQSAGIEQVNQTVTQMDETTQQNAALVEEATAAARAMEEQAMLLTDAVSAFRLQASARAPHDLALAS; translated from the coding sequence ATGAACATTCTCCGCATCTGGTCGAGCTTCATCTCCAACATCACCGTACGTGCCAAGCTCAATCTGCTCACCGCCATCATCGCGGTCGGCGTGATCACGCTGGCGGTGGTCGCGGCGCGCATGCAGTACGTGGATCTCTACGAAACCCGCAAGGTGTCGCTGCAGAGCGACGTGGAACTGGCCTATGGCGTGCTGGACCACTACGCGGCGCGCGCCAAGGACGGCACCCTGCCGCTGGAACGCGCCCAGGCCGAGGCGATGGCCGCGCTGGAAGCCATGCGCGCCAAGGGCGACTCCAGTTACTTCAACATCTACAGCGCCGACTACGTGGTGCTGATGCACCCGTTCCGCAAGGACCTGGTCGGCAAGGACATGGGGGACTTCCGCAGCGAGGATGGCGTGCGCATGTACCACGACCAGGTCGAGGTGGCCAAAAGCGGCGGCGGCTACGTCGGCTACGCCTGGCCCAAGCCCGGCCAGACCAAACCGATCCCCAAGCTCGCCTATGCGGGCATGTACAAGCCCTGGAACTGGGTGGTCTCCACCGGCGTCTACATGGACGACGTGCAGTCCCAGGCGCTGCGCTTCACCGGCATCATGACCGTCGCCGGCGGCGCGCTGGTGCTGCTGGTGTTCGCGCTGAGCTGGGTGATCGGCAGCCGCATCGTGCTGCCGCTGCGCAAGGCCACGGCCGTCGCCGACGCCATCGCCGGCGGACGCCTGGACAACGCCATCGCCCAGACCTCGCGCGATGAGCCCGGCCAGCTGCTGGGCAGCATGCAGCGCATGCAGGCGCAGCTGCAGGCGGTGATCGCCGCGCAGCGCGAGATGGAGCGCCAGCACGACGCCGGCATCATCAGCTACCGCATGGACCAGGCCGCGTTCCCCGGCGACTACGGGGTGATGGTCGCCGGCACCAACCAGCTGGTCGGCAACCACATCGGGGTCAAGATGCAGGTGATCGAGCTGGCCCAGCGCTATGCCGTGGGCGACCTGACCCGCGACATGCCGGCGCTGCCCGGCGAGAAGGCCGAGATCACCGAGACCATGGCCACCATCAAGCGCAACCTCACCGCCATCAGCAGCGAAATCCGCCGCCTCAGCGGCGCCGCCGCCGCCGGCGATTTCAGCCAGCGCGGCGACGAGCAGCGCTTCGAGCATGATTTCCGGCAGATGGTGCACAACCTCAACGCGATGATGGAGGCCACCGACCACAGCCTGGCGCAGACCTCCAGCCTGCTGCAGGCCATCGCCCGCGGCGACCTGACCGCGCGCATGCACGGCGAGTTCCAGGGCGTGTTCGCGCGGATGCGCGACGACGCCAACGCCACCGTGGCGCAGCTGACCTCGATCGTCGGCCGCATCCAGCAGGCCGCGGCCAGCATCAACCTGGCCGCCTCGGAGATCGCCACCGGCAACAACGACCTCTCCCGCCGCACCGAGCAGCAGGCCGCCAACCTGGAGGAAACCGCCGCCTCGATGGAGGAACTGACCTCCACCGTGCGCCAGAACGCCGAGCACGCGCGCCAGGCCAACCAGCTCGCCCAGGGCGCGGCCGGGGTCGCCTCGCAGGGCGGCCAGGTGGTCGGCCAGGTGGTCACCACCATGGCCGACATCGAGGCCTCCTCGAAGAAGATCGCCGACATCATCAGCGTGATCGACGGCATCGCCTTCCAGACCAACATCCTGGCGCTCAACGCCGCGGTGGAAGCGGCCCGTGCCGGCGAACAGGGCCGTGGCTTCGCCGTGGTCGCCTCGGAAGTGCGCACCCTGGCGCAGCGTTCGGCCGGCGCCGCCAAGGAGATCAAGGAACTGATCGAGAATTCGGTGGACAAGGTTTCCGAAGGCTCGGCGCTGGTCCACCAGGCCGGCAGCACCATGGGCGAGATCGTGACCTCGGTGCAGCGGGTGACCGACATCATGGCCGAGATCTCGGCCGCCTCGCAGGAACAGAGCGCCGGCATCGAACAGGTCAACCAGACCGTCACCCAGATGGACGAGACCACCCAGCAGAACGCCGCGCTGGTGGAGGAAGCCACCGCCGCCGCGCGCGCGATGGAGGAACAGGCCATGCTGCTGACCGACGCGGTGTCGGCGTTCCGCCTGCAGGCGTCCGCGCGCGCGCCGCACGACCTGGCACTGGCCAGCTGA
- a CDS encoding chemotaxis protein, translated as MLGIALIALAAFGLTAAISYWKSSRALLASSQATLENLARFEAQHLSTEMSQTYDAVQTLAENLATQRGQISRAAVSQTFRQQMELHPERAGMCVLWEPDAFDGNDAQFVDAPEHDASGRFMSYWARVGGELVSEPLRDYEDPKLGAWYVTPRTLKKPVIIEPYAYEVGGKTLMLTTIAIPIMDGDKVLGVVTSDFELSALQARIAELRPMGQGRTELLSPMGMVVASPDPANVGKTRDDDTTKAILAAVAEDKLYSNFQADGNGMVQVYAPLRIGKSDRRFALGVMVPRDLLTAQARSLLGLVALVGLLAAASLCAGLWLLLRAMVLRPLADAVRVSADVAQGRLDTPIPARRNDELGQLLRAQSHMRDQIRAVIDAQGEMAARHDAGSVSHRIDASRFPGDYGVMVAGTNQLVSSHLEVTARIVEVMQRYAHGDLSVDMDRLPGEKAAITRAMDETKASLSAINAEIKRLAGAAAAGDFSVRGDATRFEHDFRDMVAGLNRLMETTDGNLSEVSALLQAIARGDLTARMHGEFQGVFARMRDDANATVAQLTSIVGRIQQAAASINLAASEIATGNNDLSRRTEQQAANLEETAASMEELTSTVRQNAEHARQANQLAQGAAGVASQGGQVVGQVVTTMADIEASSKKIADIISVIDGIAFQTNILALNAAVEAARAGEQGRGFAVVASEVRTLAQRSAGAAKEIKELIENSVDKVSEGSALVHQAGSTMGEIVTSVQRVTDIMAEISAASQEQSAGIEQVNQTVMQMDETTQQNAALVEEATAAARSMEEQATQLAAAVALFHLDDAAAAPAAAPSPLPPAARRAAARPAVAPPRAQPGAARRTEPALADGDDWQEF; from the coding sequence ATGCTGGGCATCGCCCTGATCGCCCTGGCCGCGTTCGGCCTCACCGCCGCGATCAGCTACTGGAAGAGCAGCCGCGCCCTGCTGGCCTCCTCGCAGGCGACGCTGGAGAACCTCGCCCGCTTCGAGGCCCAGCACCTGTCCACCGAGATGAGCCAGACCTACGACGCGGTGCAGACCCTGGCCGAAAACCTGGCCACCCAGCGCGGGCAGATCAGCCGCGCCGCCGTCTCGCAGACCTTCCGCCAGCAGATGGAGCTGCACCCGGAGCGCGCCGGCATGTGCGTGCTGTGGGAGCCGGATGCATTCGACGGCAATGACGCGCAGTTCGTCGATGCCCCGGAGCACGACGCCAGCGGCCGCTTCATGAGCTACTGGGCGCGGGTCGGCGGCGAGCTGGTCAGCGAGCCGCTGCGCGATTACGAGGATCCCAAACTGGGCGCCTGGTACGTCACCCCCAGGACGCTGAAGAAGCCGGTCATCATCGAGCCGTATGCCTATGAGGTCGGCGGCAAGACGCTGATGCTGACCACCATCGCGATTCCGATCATGGACGGCGACAAAGTGCTGGGCGTGGTCACCTCCGACTTCGAGCTTTCGGCGCTGCAGGCGCGCATCGCCGAGCTCCGGCCGATGGGCCAGGGCCGCACCGAACTGCTGTCGCCGATGGGCATGGTGGTGGCCTCGCCGGACCCGGCCAACGTCGGCAAGACCCGCGACGACGACACCACCAAAGCGATCCTGGCCGCCGTCGCCGAGGACAAGCTCTACAGCAACTTCCAGGCCGATGGGAACGGGATGGTGCAGGTCTATGCGCCGCTGCGCATCGGCAAGAGCGACCGCCGCTTCGCGCTGGGGGTGATGGTCCCGCGCGACCTGCTCACCGCGCAGGCACGCTCGCTGCTGGGGCTGGTGGCGCTGGTCGGGCTGCTCGCCGCCGCTTCGCTCTGCGCGGGCCTGTGGCTGCTGCTGCGGGCCATGGTGCTGCGCCCGCTGGCCGACGCGGTGCGCGTGTCCGCCGACGTCGCCCAGGGCAGGCTGGACACCCCGATCCCGGCGCGCCGCAACGACGAACTGGGCCAGCTGCTGCGGGCCCAGTCGCACATGCGCGACCAGATCCGCGCGGTGATCGATGCCCAGGGTGAGATGGCCGCGCGCCACGACGCCGGCAGCGTGAGCCACCGCATCGATGCCTCCCGTTTCCCCGGCGATTACGGGGTGATGGTCGCCGGCACCAACCAGCTGGTCTCCAGCCACCTGGAGGTGACCGCGCGGATCGTCGAAGTGATGCAGCGCTATGCGCACGGCGACCTGTCGGTGGACATGGACCGCCTGCCGGGCGAGAAAGCCGCCATCACCCGGGCCATGGACGAGACCAAGGCCAGCCTGTCGGCGATCAATGCCGAGATCAAGCGCCTGGCCGGTGCCGCGGCCGCGGGCGATTTCAGCGTGCGCGGCGATGCCACACGCTTCGAGCACGACTTCCGCGACATGGTGGCCGGGCTCAACCGCCTGATGGAAACCACCGACGGCAACCTGTCCGAGGTCTCCGCGCTGCTGCAGGCCATCGCCCGCGGCGACCTGACCGCGCGCATGCACGGCGAGTTCCAGGGCGTGTTCGCGCGGATGCGCGACGACGCCAACGCCACCGTGGCGCAGCTGACCTCGATCGTCGGCCGCATCCAGCAGGCCGCGGCCAGCATCAACCTGGCCGCCTCGGAGATCGCCACCGGCAACAACGACCTCTCCCGCCGCACCGAGCAGCAGGCCGCCAACCTGGAGGAGACCGCCGCCTCGATGGAGGAACTGACCTCCACCGTGCGCCAGAACGCCGAACACGCGCGCCAGGCCAACCAACTCGCCCAGGGCGCGGCCGGGGTCGCCTCGCAGGGCGGCCAGGTGGTCGGCCAGGTGGTCACCACCATGGCCGACATCGAGGCCTCCTCGAAGAAGATCGCCGACATCATCAGCGTGATCGACGGCATCGCCTTCCAGACCAACATCCTGGCGCTCAACGCCGCGGTGGAAGCGGCGCGGGCCGGCGAACAGGGCCGCGGCTTCGCCGTGGTCGCCTCGGAAGTGCGCACCCTGGCGCAGCGTTCGGCCGGCGCCGCCAAGGAGATCAAGGAGCTGATCGAGAATTCGGTGGACAAGGTTTCCGAAGGCTCGGCGCTGGTCCATCAGGCCGGCAGCACCATGGGCGAGATCGTGACCTCGGTGCAGCGGGTGACCGACATCATGGCCGAGATCTCGGCCGCCTCGCAGGAACAGAGCGCCGGCATCGAGCAGGTCAACCAGACCGTGATGCAGATGGACGAGACCACCCAGCAGAACGCCGCGCTGGTGGAGGAAGCCACCGCCGCCGCGCGCTCGATGGAGGAACAGGCCACCCAGCTGGCCGCGGCGGTCGCCCTGTTCCACCTCGACGATGCCGCGGCGGCGCCGGCGGCCGCGCCGTCCCCGCTGCCGCCCGCCGCCCGGCGCGCCGCCGCGCGTCCCGCCGTGGCGCCGCCGCGCGCGCAGCCCGGCGCGGCACGCAGGACCGAGCCGGCGCTGGCCGACGGCGACGACTGGCAGGAGTTCTGA
- a CDS encoding chemotaxis protein, producing MLGVALIALISFGVTAAISYWKSSSALLSSSQDAMRNLAGLEAQRVSAGLGEAYDTATTLAATLRLQHQQGLLTRPAVSALLQQQLLAHPEWVGVSTLWEPDAFDGADAAHANAEGHDASGRFMSYWAWADGKPVTEALRGYDVAGDGDWYLKPRQSRQPTLVEPYSYTINGKQVLMTTLSIPIVEQERFLGVVTVDFALSSLQEHLARLTPMGEGHVELLSPAGRVLASRDPAGVGTQRQDPATDAMLARIAKGEVAEAFTPDADGNVAVYVPIQVGKAAQHFALGVIVPQSLLTRQADVLLYIVVAVGLLAALALCSALFVLLRRQVVLPLAAAAGVANDIAHGKLDGRIEATRHDEIGTLMRSMQTMQGNLRERIERDAALAAENLRIRSALDDVTTSVMIADADLTIIYANRPLFQMLGKAEQDMRRDLPNFDMKTLIGSNIDVFHKHPAHQRRMLGELHGTHRAQITVGNHVMRQIINPVTDGDGNRLGYVVEWDDRTVEVQVEREVSGIVAAAANGELSGRIMLDGKSGFLLQLSEQLNGLLDSFASSVGQVSTLLGALSRGDLTARMEGNYQGVFARIRDDANATVAQLTSIVGRIQQAAASINLAASEIATGNNDLSRRTEQQAANLEETAASMEELTSTVRQNAEHARQANQLAQGAAGVASQGGQVVGQVVTTMADIEASSKKIADIISVIDGIAFQTNILALNAAVEAARAGEQGRGFAVVASEVRTLAQRSAGAAKEIKELIENSVDKVSEGSALVHQAGSTMGEIVTSVQRVTDIMAEISAASQEQTAGIEQVNQTVMQMDETTQQNAALVEEATAAARSMEEQAHQLSEAVALFHLDDAAAAPAIAPPAPRRAVAPARAPAPKLAPAPRVIAPAKDADGGDWQEF from the coding sequence ATGCTGGGCGTGGCGCTGATCGCCTTGATTTCCTTTGGCGTCACCGCCGCGATCAGCTACTGGAAGAGCAGCAGCGCCCTGCTCTCGTCGTCGCAGGACGCGATGCGCAACCTGGCCGGGCTCGAGGCACAGCGGGTTTCGGCCGGGCTCGGCGAAGCCTACGACACCGCCACCACCCTGGCCGCCACCCTGCGCCTGCAGCACCAGCAGGGCCTGCTGACCCGGCCCGCGGTGTCGGCACTGCTGCAGCAGCAGCTGCTCGCGCACCCGGAGTGGGTCGGGGTCAGCACGCTGTGGGAGCCGGACGCGTTCGACGGCGCCGATGCCGCGCACGCCAATGCCGAGGGGCACGATGCCAGCGGCCGCTTCATGAGCTACTGGGCCTGGGCGGACGGCAAGCCCGTCACCGAGGCCCTGCGCGGCTATGACGTGGCCGGCGACGGCGACTGGTACCTCAAGCCCCGCCAAAGCCGCCAGCCCACGCTGGTCGAGCCGTACAGCTACACCATCAACGGCAAGCAGGTGCTGATGACCACGCTGTCGATCCCGATCGTCGAGCAGGAGCGCTTCCTGGGCGTGGTGACCGTGGATTTCGCCCTGTCCTCGCTGCAGGAGCACCTCGCGCGGCTCACGCCCATGGGCGAAGGCCACGTCGAACTGCTGTCGCCGGCCGGCCGCGTGCTGGCCAGCCGCGACCCGGCCGGGGTCGGTACCCAGCGCCAGGACCCGGCCACCGACGCCATGCTCGCGCGCATCGCCAAGGGCGAGGTCGCCGAGGCGTTCACCCCGGATGCCGACGGCAATGTCGCGGTGTACGTGCCGATCCAGGTCGGCAAGGCCGCGCAGCACTTCGCCCTGGGCGTGATCGTCCCGCAGTCGCTGCTGACCCGGCAGGCCGACGTGCTGCTGTACATCGTCGTCGCGGTCGGACTGCTGGCCGCGCTGGCGCTGTGCAGCGCGCTGTTCGTGCTGCTGCGGCGGCAGGTGGTGCTGCCGCTGGCCGCCGCCGCCGGCGTCGCCAACGACATCGCCCACGGCAAGCTCGACGGCCGCATCGAGGCCACGCGCCACGACGAGATCGGCACGCTGATGCGCTCCATGCAGACCATGCAGGGCAACCTGCGCGAGCGCATCGAGCGCGACGCCGCCCTCGCCGCCGAGAACCTGCGCATCCGTTCCGCGCTGGACGACGTCACCACCAGCGTGATGATCGCCGACGCCGACCTCACCATCATCTACGCCAACCGGCCGCTGTTCCAGATGCTAGGCAAGGCCGAGCAGGACATGCGCCGCGACCTGCCGAACTTCGACATGAAGACCCTGATCGGCAGCAACATCGACGTCTTCCACAAGCACCCCGCGCACCAGCGCAGGATGCTCGGTGAACTGCACGGCACCCATCGCGCGCAGATCACCGTCGGCAACCACGTCATGCGCCAGATCATCAACCCGGTGACCGACGGCGACGGCAACCGCCTGGGCTACGTGGTGGAGTGGGACGACCGCACCGTCGAGGTGCAGGTCGAGCGCGAGGTCAGCGGCATCGTCGCCGCCGCCGCCAACGGCGAGCTCTCCGGGCGCATCATGCTGGACGGCAAGAGCGGCTTCCTGCTGCAGCTGTCCGAACAGCTCAACGGCCTGCTGGATAGTTTCGCGTCCAGCGTCGGCCAGGTTTCCACCCTGCTCGGCGCACTGTCGCGCGGCGACCTCACCGCGCGCATGGAAGGCAACTACCAGGGCGTGTTCGCGCGCATCCGCGACGACGCCAACGCCACCGTGGCGCAGCTGACTTCGATCGTCGGCCGCATCCAGCAGGCCGCGGCCAGCATCAACCTGGCCGCCTCGGAGATCGCCACCGGCAACAACGACCTCTCCCGCCGCACCGAGCAGCAGGCCGCCAACCTGGAGGAAACCGCCGCCTCGATGGAGGAACTGACCTCCACCGTGCGCCAGAACGCCGAACACGCGCGCCAGGCCAACCAGCTCGCCCAGGGCGCGGCCGGCGTCGCCTCGCAGGGCGGCCAGGTGGTCGGCCAGGTGGTCACCACCATGGCCGACATCGAGGCCTCCTCGAAGAAGATCGCCGACATCATCAGCGTGATCGACGGCATCGCCTTCCAGACCAACATCCTGGCGCTCAACGCCGCGGTGGAAGCGGCCCGTGCCGGCGAACAGGGCCGCGGCTTCGCCGTGGTCGCCTCGGAAGTGCGCACCCTGGCGCAGCGCTCGGCCGGCGCCGCCAAGGAGATCAAGGAACTGATCGAGAATTCGGTGGACAAGGTTTCCGAAGGCTCGGCGCTGGTCCACCAGGCCGGCAGCACCATGGGCGAGATCGTGACCTCGGTGCAGCGGGTGACCGACATCATGGCCGAGATCTCGGCCGCCTCGCAGGAACAGACCGCCGGCATCGAGCAGGTCAACCAGACCGTGATGCAGATGGACGAAACCACCCAGCAGAACGCCGCGCTGGTGGAGGAAGCCACCGCCGCCGCGCGTTCGATGGAGGAACAGGCGCACCAGCTGAGCGAAGCGGTCGCCCTGTTCCACCTCGACGATGCCGCCGCCGCGCCGGCCATTGCCCCGCCGGCCCCCCGCCGCGCCGTCGCCCCGGCCCGGGCCCCGGCGCCGAAGCTGGCGCCCGCGCCGCGCGTGATCGCGCCGGCGAAGGACGCCGATGGTGGCGACTGGCAGGAGTTCTGA
- a CDS encoding methyl-accepting chemotaxis protein, whose protein sequence is MQWIKNLNLMPKLMLTFGIVLLVMLIQGIVAYRGLHSLDGVTTEIADKRMAGLRTGGELAGMVSEYRNASYQSLIRASSDVKAEAKTRATELRTHIDESIEKYSKLVDNPQQRKLLDTFVADWEAAKKSYDSVTELLELDLPDDAIDTFVGETRDLHRKAYASLDALSSDENARALAASDRAADTYSASVAVTVIAVLVGIGAGLLLAWLFARSLVGSMRGAVDVANEIASGKLDGTIDTRRADEVGELLRAMQRMQRDLRERIERDQAVAAENLRIRTALDYSSTGVYLTDNDLQIVYANRALAHTLERYADDVRTALDHYDASRPLVGQHVTALEFRGEMDHGVLDALQRNGVASREMRYGDAQFAQTISAIRDDAGSVVGHVVEWRDRTTEAMVEREVARVIDAAAAGDLSGRIDTAGKDGFFLELARQLNSLLDANASSLAQISDLLSALSQGDLTVRMQGEFQGVFARMRDDANATTEQLTAIVGRIKQSTAAINAAAGEIASGNNDLSRRTEQQAANLEETAASMEELTSTVRQNAEHARQANQLAQGAANVASQGGEVVGQVVTTMSAIEASSKKIADIISVIDGIAFQTNILALNAAVEAARAGEQGRGFAVVASEVRTLAQRSAGAAKEIKELIQDSVGKVGEGSQLVRRAGSTMGEIVSSVQRVTDIMAEISAASQEQSAGIEQVNQTVTQMDETTQQNAALVEEATAAARSMEEQAAHLAEAVALFRLDAQDAPAATARLAPAVVANAAPSAPAPAPAVAASTPQPRPRAAARVAVAEAVDSDWQEF, encoded by the coding sequence ATGCAGTGGATCAAGAACCTCAACCTGATGCCGAAGCTGATGCTCACCTTCGGCATCGTCCTGCTCGTGATGCTGATCCAGGGCATCGTGGCGTACCGCGGCCTGCACTCGCTGGACGGCGTCACCACCGAGATCGCGGACAAGCGCATGGCCGGCCTGCGCACCGGCGGCGAACTGGCCGGCATGGTCAGCGAGTACCGCAACGCCTCCTACCAGAGCCTGATCCGCGCCAGCAGCGACGTGAAGGCCGAGGCCAAGACCCGTGCCACCGAACTGCGCACGCACATCGACGAATCCATCGAGAAGTATTCCAAGCTGGTGGACAACCCGCAGCAGCGCAAGCTGCTGGATACCTTCGTCGCCGACTGGGAAGCCGCCAAGAAGTCCTATGACTCGGTGACCGAGCTGCTGGAGCTGGACCTGCCCGACGACGCCATCGACACCTTCGTCGGCGAGACCCGTGACCTGCACCGCAAGGCGTACGCTTCGCTGGACGCGCTGTCCTCGGACGAAAATGCGCGCGCCCTGGCCGCCAGCGACCGTGCCGCCGACACCTATTCGGCCTCCGTCGCGGTCACCGTGATCGCGGTGCTGGTCGGCATCGGCGCCGGCCTGCTGCTGGCCTGGCTGTTCGCCCGCTCGCTGGTCGGCTCGATGCGCGGCGCGGTGGACGTGGCCAACGAGATCGCCAGCGGCAAGCTCGACGGCACCATCGACACCCGCCGCGCCGATGAGGTCGGCGAACTGCTGCGCGCCATGCAGCGCATGCAGCGCGACCTGCGCGAGCGCATCGAACGCGACCAGGCCGTGGCCGCGGAGAACCTGCGCATCCGCACCGCCCTGGACTACTCCTCCACCGGCGTGTACCTGACCGACAACGACCTGCAGATCGTCTACGCCAACCGGGCGCTGGCGCATACCCTGGAGCGCTACGCCGACGACGTCCGGACCGCGCTGGACCACTACGATGCCTCGCGCCCGCTGGTGGGCCAGCACGTGACCGCGCTGGAGTTCCGTGGCGAGATGGACCATGGCGTGCTCGACGCGCTGCAGCGCAACGGCGTGGCCTCGCGCGAAATGCGCTATGGCGACGCCCAGTTCGCGCAGACCATCTCGGCCATCCGCGACGATGCCGGCAGCGTGGTCGGCCATGTCGTCGAATGGCGCGACCGCACCACCGAAGCGATGGTGGAGCGCGAAGTGGCGCGGGTGATCGATGCCGCCGCCGCGGGTGACCTCAGCGGCCGCATCGACACCGCCGGCAAGGACGGTTTCTTCCTGGAACTGGCGCGCCAGCTCAACAGCCTGCTCGACGCCAACGCCAGCAGCCTGGCACAGATCTCCGACCTGCTGTCGGCGCTGTCGCAGGGCGACCTGACCGTGCGCATGCAGGGCGAGTTCCAGGGCGTGTTCGCCAGGATGCGCGACGACGCCAACGCCACCACCGAACAGCTGACCGCCATCGTCGGCCGCATCAAGCAGTCCACCGCCGCGATCAACGCCGCGGCCGGCGAGATCGCGTCGGGCAACAACGACCTCTCCCGCCGTACCGAGCAGCAGGCCGCCAACCTGGAGGAAACCGCCGCCTCGATGGAGGAACTGACCTCCACCGTGCGCCAGAACGCCGAGCACGCACGCCAGGCCAACCAGCTCGCCCAGGGCGCGGCCAACGTCGCCTCGCAGGGCGGCGAGGTGGTCGGCCAGGTGGTCACCACGATGTCGGCCATCGAGGCTTCGTCCAAGAAGATCGCCGACATCATCAGCGTGATCGACGGCATCGCCTTCCAGACCAACATCCTGGCGCTCAACGCCGCGGTGGAAGCGGCGCGGGCCGGCGAACAGGGCCGCGGCTTCGCTGTGGTCGCCTCGGAAGTACGCACCCTGGCGCAGCGCTCGGCCGGCGCCGCCAAGGAGATCAAGGAGCTGATCCAGGACTCGGTGGGCAAGGTCGGCGAAGGCTCGCAGCTGGTGCGTCGCGCCGGCAGCACCATGGGCGAGATCGTCAGCTCGGTGCAGCGGGTGACCGACATCATGGCCGAGATCTCGGCGGCCTCGCAGGAACAGAGCGCCGGCATCGAACAGGTCAACCAGACCGTCACCCAGATGGACGAGACCACCCAGCAGAACGCCGCGCTGGTGGAGGAAGCCACCGCCGCCGCGCGTTCGATGGAAGAACAGGCCGCGCACCTGGCCGAGGCCGTGGCCCTGTTCCGGCTCGACGCACAGGATGCACCGGCCGCAACAGCCAGGCTGGCGCCGGCGGTGGTTGCCAACGCAGCACCGTCGGCACCGGCCCCGGCACCTGCAGTGGCAGCCAGCACGCCGCAACCCAGGCCCCGCGCCGCGGCCCGCGTGGCCGTCGCCGAGGCCGTTGATTCGGACTGGCAGGAATTCTGA